Proteins encoded within one genomic window of Spirulina major PCC 6313:
- a CDS encoding DUF1802 family protein, translating into MNTLSLSIPISAFELKVLLKGTAITALPKMYVKGKSFLLYPLENHDSSSFYHSVFHGEAPINTQTNTNTVIIESWAKCEICERVQRVDEMNRLAQSTIWTDQGLAKHRGQFPHLFLAYLRVYRLPKPIAVDRISTAQDKVGKFMGLNQAVVIDDSQPVLTEEQFDNAAQRLKDRQPIIIIKSLELSESNSVESAAIAPPLPPIPQPPKPQPIQTQIPEEPPQPPVPKSILEPTPKPAPSYDLTQIADVGNSSEGHAFERLVRQGLLFLGFQNSETNPKASLDPGATGGAGGLDFYADYPYPIVGECKATKTEKVPDGTPAQLVKLGHKILKDHYHDCIKLVIAAGELTSAANETASGNQINVLRPETIQRLVNLKQHYSGAINLFKLKDILESEPFSEAVNARINTYVDGMIDEIQTRINLIDLVQQHHPASVELLKGIYLGRYGKTLDPLDLHYILVELASPFTGFLGRKRGQRWQEDQFYFVREFDHLPPTSF; encoded by the coding sequence ATGAATACATTGTCTTTGAGTATTCCGATTTCAGCGTTTGAACTTAAAGTCTTACTCAAGGGAACAGCAATCACAGCCTTGCCTAAGATGTATGTGAAGGGTAAGAGCTTTTTACTATATCCTTTAGAAAATCACGATTCATCATCATTTTATCATTCAGTTTTCCACGGCGAAGCCCCGATCAATACCCAAACAAATACCAATACAGTCATCATTGAAAGTTGGGCAAAGTGTGAGATCTGTGAACGGGTTCAACGTGTAGATGAAATGAACCGCCTTGCCCAAAGTACAATTTGGACAGATCAGGGGTTAGCCAAGCATCGAGGGCAATTTCCCCATCTCTTTTTAGCCTATCTCAGGGTGTATCGCTTGCCGAAACCGATTGCAGTAGATCGAATTTCAACAGCTCAGGATAAGGTTGGAAAATTCATGGGATTGAATCAAGCTGTTGTCATTGATGATTCACAGCCTGTCTTAACAGAAGAACAGTTTGATAATGCTGCACAACGCCTGAAAGATCGCCAACCGATCATCATAATCAAAAGTCTAGAACTTTCTGAATCGAATAGTGTAGAATCGGCAGCGATCGCGCCCCCTCTTCCTCCCATTCCCCAACCCCCAAAACCCCAACCCATTCAGACACAAATTCCAGAGGAACCCCCACAACCTCCAGTACCGAAAAGCATCCTAGAACCCACTCCAAAACCTGCACCATCCTATGATTTAACCCAGATTGCCGATGTAGGAAATTCGAGTGAGGGTCATGCGTTTGAGCGTCTCGTGCGGCAAGGTTTATTATTTTTGGGATTTCAAAATTCCGAAACTAATCCTAAAGCTAGTCTTGATCCGGGTGCAACAGGGGGAGCAGGTGGGTTAGATTTTTATGCCGATTATCCCTATCCGATTGTGGGGGAATGTAAGGCAACAAAAACGGAAAAAGTCCCCGATGGCACACCCGCCCAACTCGTCAAATTAGGGCATAAAATCCTCAAAGATCATTACCACGATTGTATTAAACTTGTGATCGCAGCAGGTGAGCTAACCAGCGCAGCCAATGAAACCGCAAGCGGCAATCAAATCAATGTGCTTCGCCCGGAAACAATTCAGCGTTTAGTGAATTTGAAGCAGCATTACTCAGGGGCGATTAATTTATTTAAGCTGAAAGATATTTTGGAATCTGAGCCATTTAGTGAAGCGGTGAATGCTCGCATTAATACTTATGTTGATGGCATGATTGATGAAATTCAAACTCGAATTAATCTTATTGATTTAGTGCAGCAACATCATCCAGCGAGCGTTGAACTGTTAAAAGGAATTTATTTAGGGCGTTATGGTAAGACATTAGACCCGCTGGATCTTCATTATATTTTGGTTGAACTTGCTTCACCGTTTACGGGTTTTCTGGGTCGTAAGCGGGGCCAACGTTGGCAAGAGGATCAGTTTTATTTTGTGCGTGAATTTGACCACTTGCCCCCTACCTCATTCTGA
- a CDS encoding transposase, with protein MSPKRLTESEKQEIVSSYKLPHENAQTLAERFGVQSQTILRVLKAQLPQAEYETLVQQKRLNRASQKSEVASTSQDDTESDHNEISSSSLESIHNAIKSQNIFKNIGVFRSNNIWGREYPDVVKFNAHASDTVLQALEQVKKNRKHKVTSLVLTATQGQGKTHLINRVRRQLAKQENTVFIYTHVLNFTDLNQVNFYFQQTVVDSLSRVNSSDVTQWQMLATAIVNQAVKKPKTPKELVNQFDKVYENSRKSGKNLLDLLIQKIHTQKSIDPYILRAVLWTLSKKASSYAEKWLSGEALEDSHAQYLGLPTSITDHQDREASALNIVKQIFSLISDYSSIIICFDEIDTGEKYSDAGLRSSQVVTILIKSLYDTLEQSQLGKGVVILTVMMPDTHRDLFDSMSDGGISARLSTFTENKPIELKFLDPASMTELVKLYLDIFYAKKKLTPPTPIYPFEEKQLERYAKVNKPTVREALHWCAENFKVEEELLPDNPQDRFALALSRENENDFTECIDDSELISNVLRFGLMSLVGEVLNGETASGEKLNNVIIQDVVDIVPKSKNNDWINFKIVGTENNQPIKVGVMVLQHTHGLSVGAGMNRIIDYQTFDLTRGCIVRSKTRKIKSNWDSYRLVRKLINKQGGEWADLEFEDIHDLLKLYTINEQKESYQLTDEQMRAFTKEYAIANSLLLEILSSPSGGIDESSIEVDNLFDNLDDSGDVDLDTELNELLTTFQGEKVEGSGFPEENQTEDQEIDLSAELDSDNSPNIPSQDTEAQDSPQPSTSDDLPWFKQTYTHKTIKAFSFNDSEYDVTTWREFLVTVCTLMKLYHNKDFAKVLQIKGKKNAYFSKHSDDLKNPEKISGSGIYIETNLSSNQIIKFVHRIITHFDYPENCIQIVLDEE; from the coding sequence ATGAGCCCTAAACGATTAACAGAGTCTGAGAAACAAGAGATTGTATCAAGTTACAAACTACCTCACGAAAATGCTCAAACATTAGCTGAACGGTTTGGAGTTCAATCACAAACTATTTTACGTGTGCTTAAAGCCCAATTACCCCAGGCTGAATACGAGACATTAGTTCAGCAGAAACGCCTTAACCGCGCATCTCAAAAATCTGAGGTAGCATCTACCTCACAGGACGATACCGAAAGCGATCATAATGAAATTAGCTCGTCATCATTAGAAAGTATTCACAACGCAATTAAAAGCCAGAATATTTTCAAAAATATTGGAGTATTTCGATCAAACAATATTTGGGGACGAGAATATCCTGATGTTGTGAAATTCAATGCTCATGCATCAGATACTGTTTTGCAAGCCTTAGAGCAGGTCAAAAAAAATCGTAAGCACAAAGTTACATCACTGGTATTAACTGCAACTCAAGGTCAAGGCAAAACACATCTAATTAATCGAGTACGTCGTCAGTTAGCAAAACAAGAAAATACTGTTTTCATTTATACTCATGTTTTGAACTTCACTGATCTCAATCAAGTTAATTTCTATTTTCAGCAAACTGTTGTAGACAGCTTAAGCCGAGTTAATAGCAGTGATGTGACTCAGTGGCAAATGTTGGCGACTGCGATCGTTAATCAGGCTGTCAAGAAACCCAAGACTCCAAAAGAACTTGTTAATCAATTTGATAAAGTTTATGAAAATAGTCGTAAGAGCGGCAAAAATTTATTAGATTTACTAATTCAAAAAATTCATACTCAGAAAAGTATTGATCCCTACATCTTAAGGGCAGTACTTTGGACGCTCTCTAAAAAAGCATCTAGTTATGCTGAAAAGTGGCTTTCTGGAGAAGCACTAGAAGATTCTCATGCTCAATATTTAGGATTGCCGACCTCAATCACTGATCACCAAGATCGCGAAGCTTCAGCACTAAATATCGTCAAACAGATTTTTAGTTTAATTAGTGATTATAGTTCAATCATTATCTGCTTTGATGAAATTGATACAGGTGAAAAATATAGTGATGCAGGCTTGAGATCGTCTCAAGTTGTGACAATTTTGATTAAGTCTCTCTATGACACTCTAGAACAATCACAACTGGGTAAAGGTGTTGTCATTCTAACGGTCATGATGCCAGATACGCATCGCGATTTGTTTGATTCGATGTCTGATGGTGGCATTAGTGCGCGGCTCTCAACCTTTACGGAAAATAAACCGATTGAGCTAAAGTTTCTTGACCCAGCTTCAATGACTGAACTGGTCAAGCTCTATCTGGATATTTTCTATGCCAAGAAAAAACTTACACCACCCACGCCGATCTATCCTTTTGAAGAGAAGCAACTAGAACGATATGCAAAGGTTAATAAGCCAACAGTACGAGAAGCCTTACATTGGTGTGCGGAAAATTTCAAAGTAGAAGAAGAACTTTTACCGGATAACCCTCAAGATCGCTTTGCACTTGCGCTGAGTCGTGAAAATGAAAATGATTTTACAGAATGTATTGATGATAGTGAGTTGATTTCTAATGTTTTGCGATTTGGGTTGATGTCTTTAGTGGGTGAAGTGTTAAATGGGGAAACTGCTAGTGGTGAAAAGTTAAATAATGTCATTATTCAAGATGTAGTAGATATTGTTCCAAAATCCAAAAATAATGATTGGATTAATTTTAAAATTGTTGGCACTGAAAATAATCAGCCCATCAAAGTTGGCGTGATGGTGCTGCAACATACTCACGGACTTTCAGTGGGCGCAGGCATGAATCGGATTATCGATTATCAAACATTTGATTTGACTCGTGGTTGTATTGTTCGGTCTAAAACACGAAAAATAAAAAGTAATTGGGATTCTTATCGACTTGTCCGAAAGCTTATTAACAAGCAAGGCGGTGAATGGGCAGATTTAGAATTTGAAGACATTCATGATTTGCTAAAACTCTATACCATTAATGAGCAAAAAGAATCGTATCAATTAACGGATGAACAGATGAGAGCATTCACAAAAGAGTATGCGATCGCAAATTCTCTTTTGCTAGAAATACTCAGTTCTCCATCAGGGGGAATCGATGAATCTAGTATCGAAGTTGATAATTTATTTGATAACTTGGATGATTCTGGTGATGTTGACCTAGATACTGAGTTAAATGAATTACTCACTACGTTTCAAGGTGAAAAAGTTGAAGGCTCTGGTTTTCCAGAAGAGAACCAAACTGAAGATCAAGAGATTGACTTAAGTGCTGAGCTAGATTCGGACAATTCTCCTAATATCCCATCGCAGGATACTGAGGCTCAAGATTCTCCACAGCCCAGTACATCAGATGATTTACCGTGGTTTAAGCAGACCTATACCCACAAAACGATTAAAGCATTTTCCTTCAATGACAGTGAATATGATGTGACAACCTGGCGCGAATTCTTGGTCACAGTCTGTACACTAATGAAGCTCTACCACAATAAAGATTTTGCTAAAGTTTTACAAATCAAAGGCAAGAAAAATGCCTACTTCAGCAAACATTCAGATGATCTCAAAAATCCTGAAAAAATCTCTGGTTCTGGCATTTATATTGAAACTAATCTCAGTTCTAACCAGATTATTAAGTTTGTTCACCGCATCATCACCCATTTTGATTATCCGGAAAACTGCATCCAAATCGTCTTAGATGAGGAGTAG